In Sulfolobales archaeon, a single window of DNA contains:
- a CDS encoding 6-carboxytetrahydropterin synthase, translating into MRTCISVRTSFIAGHKVPESLSSKCSKIHGHNYIVRVRVCRDGEIPWVMDLDELNRAVEKLLEPLDHSYILAEGQEEIEGAKNVRLPIKIASAEELSRWIYESLVKMGIEKVAEVEVCETENYCASYGI; encoded by the coding sequence ATGAGGACATGTATAAGCGTGAGAACATCCTTTATAGCAGGGCATAAGGTGCCTGAGAGTCTTAGCTCTAAATGTTCAAAGATACATGGTCATAACTATATAGTTAGGGTTAGGGTGTGTAGGGATGGGGAGATACCATGGGTTATGGATCTAGATGAGCTGAATAGGGCTGTGGAGAAGCTTCTAGAACCCCTTGATCACTCATATATATTAGCTGAAGGACAGGAGGAGATCGAGGGTGCTAAGAATGTTAGACTACCTATAAAGATAGCTTCCGCGGAGGAGCTATCTAGATGGATCTATGAATCCCTAGTTAAAATGGGTATAGAGAAGGTAGCAGAGGTTGAGGTATGTGAAACAGAGAACTACTGTGCATCCTATGGGATATAG
- a CDS encoding aspartate/glutamate racemase family protein translates to MYGWRARIGLIVPSSNTTMEPELHRMAPPGVSIHTSRIPLKEVTRASLLEMEKHSIRASKELADADVDIILYGCTSGSLVGGPGFDRAIASKIQEATGKPVVTTATAVIEALEALGVKRISIATPYIDEVNEEEKRFLEAHGIEVISIKGMGIIKNTDIGRIDPWDVYRFARAVYSDKAEGLFISCTNLRTIEVIEILEKDLGVPVVTSNQASLWAVLRKVGIKDKIQGYGRLLTIV, encoded by the coding sequence ATGTATGGTTGGAGGGCGAGAATAGGGCTTATAGTCCCTTCTTCTAATACTACGATGGAGCCAGAGCTACATAGAATGGCCCCTCCTGGTGTTTCTATCCATACCTCGAGAATTCCTTTAAAGGAGGTTACTAGGGCTTCTCTCTTAGAGATGGAGAAACACTCTATAAGGGCTTCTAAAGAGTTGGCAGATGCAGATGTGGATATAATTTTATATGGATGCACAAGTGGAAGCCTGGTTGGAGGCCCTGGATTTGATAGGGCTATAGCTAGTAAGATCCAAGAAGCTACAGGAAAACCAGTTGTAACTACTGCTACCGCTGTTATAGAGGCGTTGGAGGCGTTAGGGGTGAAGAGGATCTCTATCGCAACACCTTATATAGATGAGGTTAACGAGGAGGAAAAGAGATTTCTTGAGGCACACGGTATCGAGGTAATCTCTATCAAGGGGATGGGTATTATAAAGAATACTGATATAGGGAGAATAGATCCATGGGATGTCTATAGATTCGCAAGAGCTGTATATAGCGATAAAGCCGAAGGACTCTTTATAAGCTGCACCAATTTGAGAACAATAGAAGTTATAGAGATATTAGAAAAAGATCTCGGTGTCCCGGTTGTCACAAGTAACCAAGCCTCTCTATGGGCGGTTTTGAGGAAAGTCGGTATCAAGGATAAGATCCAGGGATATGGGAGGTTATTAACAATAGTCTGA
- a CDS encoding methylenetetrahydrofolate reductase C-terminal domain-containing protein: MNTCPKRMINGPCGGYRDVVCEDDRLKCVWILAYYSALKRGTIDKMFQLKLDPGFRVSGYRPVAKRARGVVERILSGRTAIIYEYTPKPYTSPSALVEELREIANIYHGVDFVDNPGGYPIPSSLPYAMIAKNSYRSLHVSMQITARNRDRNQVVSDVLAASLAGLDAIVATTGDLQVGEKGVWDLDAPRLIYLARLVLDLGIDHMGRRVGIGGEGMIIAASVNINAEPLKPEILKIRVKMDAGAELFITQPVFNVERYRIFQRSLGERVRNPAEIPIMIGIIPITSRKIMQFFQSKVGIKIPEKILVELKKDKIDREALTKANLDIIERIVREINHSSYYISAFGDHRLGVEIAKVVRGVVG; the protein is encoded by the coding sequence ATGAATACCTGCCCAAAGAGGATGATCAATGGCCCTTGTGGGGGGTATAGGGATGTTGTGTGTGAGGATGATAGGCTGAAGTGTGTGTGGATTCTAGCCTATTATTCAGCTCTAAAGAGGGGGACTATTGATAAGATGTTCCAGTTAAAGCTAGATCCAGGATTTAGGGTCTCAGGTTATAGACCTGTTGCCAAGAGGGCTAGGGGGGTTGTTGAGAGGATATTATCTGGTAGGACAGCTATTATATATGAATACACGCCTAAGCCCTATACAAGCCCAAGTGCTTTGGTTGAAGAGCTTAGAGAGATAGCAAATATATATCATGGTGTGGATTTCGTTGATAACCCAGGTGGATATCCAATACCGAGTTCCCTTCCATATGCTATGATTGCGAAGAATAGCTATAGATCTTTGCATGTAAGTATGCAGATAACAGCGAGGAATAGGGATAGAAACCAGGTGGTTTCAGATGTGCTGGCAGCATCGCTAGCAGGGCTAGACGCTATTGTAGCCACGACGGGGGATCTCCAGGTTGGTGAGAAAGGCGTGTGGGATCTAGATGCACCAAGGCTGATATATCTAGCTAGGCTTGTTCTTGACCTAGGTATAGATCATATGGGGAGGAGGGTTGGGATTGGCGGTGAAGGTATGATCATAGCTGCTTCTGTTAACATAAACGCCGAGCCTTTAAAGCCAGAGATCCTTAAGATCAGGGTTAAAATGGATGCAGGGGCAGAGCTCTTCATAACCCAGCCCGTGTTCAATGTTGAGAGATACAGGATTTTCCAGAGATCTTTGGGGGAGAGGGTTAGAAACCCAGCTGAGATCCCAATTATGATTGGGATCATACCTATTACTAGTAGAAAGATAATGCAGTTCTTCCAGAGCAAAGTCGGTATAAAGATCCCGGAGAAGATCTTGGTAGAGCTTAAGAAGGATAAGATCGATAGAGAAGCTCTTACCAAGGCTAATCTAGATATAATAGAGAGGATCGTTAGGGAGATAAACCATAGCTCCTACTACATATCAGCATTCGGAGATCACAGGCTAGGTGTTGAGATAGCCAAGGTTGTTAGAGGCGTAGTTGGATAA
- a CDS encoding ATPase, T2SS/T4P/T4SS family translates to MARIAFEEIYVVDPSALMEEGVSRLVEDGVIRGKIHVIIPVIEELVRLAREGNTIASAGLEEISRLRKLSNNGLVELAIVDYPRVRSDQGIDQLVRRYAYEVGGKIITADPIQASASRAMGIDVIEVRKKYSGLSIESFFDSETMSVHLKEGAPPRAKKGFPGNWYFVRLKEEPMTREEVERIAREILEAAQSPGNGGFIESNRLGSTIVQLGSYRIIIVRPPLGDGYEITITRPIARPRLEDYRLPEKLLKRLLEKAEGILIAGSPGMGKTTFAQALAEFYMRMGRVVKTIESPRDMRLPKEASQYSKVYADSEELHDILLLSRPDYTFFDEMRDDRDFNLYIDLRLAGIGMVGVVHAASPIDAIQRLLRRVDLGMIPSIVDTVIYISRGNVEKVYEVSMTVKLPTGLREAELARPVVEVRDFLTGELEYEIYTFGEQTVVVPVKRLRPGYRGGSIESRVIDEISRAIPGATASLEGDTLWIIVNRDNAINAGKKFLKLKKKLERQYGVSVRLKVEE, encoded by the coding sequence ATGGCTAGAATAGCTTTTGAAGAGATATATGTTGTGGATCCCTCTGCGCTAATGGAGGAGGGCGTCTCAAGACTAGTTGAAGATGGTGTAATTAGGGGAAAGATCCATGTGATAATACCGGTGATAGAAGAGCTTGTCAGGCTTGCCAGAGAGGGTAACACTATAGCTAGTGCCGGGTTAGAAGAGATATCGAGGCTTAGAAAACTCTCTAACAACGGTCTTGTAGAGCTGGCTATAGTTGACTATCCAAGGGTAAGATCTGATCAGGGTATAGATCAGCTTGTAAGGAGATACGCCTATGAAGTAGGCGGCAAGATAATAACAGCTGATCCTATACAGGCCTCTGCATCAAGGGCTATGGGCATTGATGTGATAGAGGTGAGGAAGAAATACTCAGGCCTCTCGATCGAGAGCTTCTTTGATAGCGAGACCATGTCTGTACATCTAAAGGAGGGAGCTCCTCCAAGGGCTAAGAAGGGCTTCCCAGGCAATTGGTATTTCGTCAGACTGAAGGAGGAGCCTATGACTAGGGAGGAGGTTGAGAGGATCGCTAGGGAGATCCTCGAGGCTGCTCAGAGCCCAGGTAATGGGGGGTTTATAGAGAGTAACAGGCTTGGATCTACGATAGTTCAGCTGGGATCTTATAGGATCATCATAGTGAGGCCTCCTCTGGGGGATGGATATGAGATCACAATTACAAGGCCTATTGCGAGACCAAGGCTCGAGGATTATAGGTTGCCTGAGAAGCTCTTGAAGAGATTGTTGGAGAAGGCTGAGGGGATACTCATAGCAGGATCCCCGGGAATGGGTAAAACCACATTTGCACAGGCTTTGGCGGAGTTCTATATGAGGATGGGAAGGGTTGTGAAAACAATTGAGAGCCCGAGGGATATGAGGCTTCCTAAAGAGGCATCTCAATATTCGAAGGTATATGCTGATTCAGAGGAGCTACACGATATACTGCTTCTAAGCAGGCCTGACTATACCTTCTTCGATGAGATGAGGGATGATAGGGATTTCAACCTCTACATAGATCTAAGACTTGCTGGGATAGGTATGGTGGGGGTTGTGCATGCAGCCTCACCGATAGATGCTATACAAAGGCTCTTAAGAAGAGTTGATCTAGGTATGATACCAAGTATAGTAGATACTGTTATATATATCAGCAGAGGTAATGTTGAAAAGGTATATGAGGTTAGCATGACCGTGAAGCTCCCAACAGGTCTTAGAGAGGCTGAGCTAGCCAGGCCTGTTGTTGAGGTGAGGGACTTCCTAACTGGGGAGCTGGAGTATGAGATATACACATTTGGAGAACAAACAGTCGTGGTTCCTGTGAAGAGGCTTAGGCCAGGCTATAGAGGGGGTTCTATAGAGTCGAGGGTTATAGATGAGATAAGCAGGGCAATACCAGGTGCTACGGCATCTCTAGAGGGTGACACACTGTGGATTATAGTGAATAGGGATAACGCTATTAACGCTGGGAAGAAGTTTCTGAAGCTTAAGAAAAAGCTTGAGAGGCAATATGGTGTCAGCGTTAGATTAAAGGTGGAGGAGTAG
- the hjc gene encoding Holliday junction resolvase Hjc, translating into MESRKAAPKRGRAGVQQERDLALRLWEMGFAVIRGPASGAKAKRILYPDLVAIRSGSIYIFEVKTRVREEPIYIEKNQVEKLLEFARRSGGKAFIAVKIVGSSGWKLVPIEMLKPTRGGNYKIDEEDLSKALTLKDIHAEVLRAKRLDEFIGDRGSGDKG; encoded by the coding sequence TTGGAGAGCAGGAAAGCCGCTCCCAAGAGGGGTAGGGCTGGAGTACAGCAGGAGAGGGATCTAGCTCTAAGGCTATGGGAGATGGGCTTCGCGGTTATAAGGGGCCCTGCGAGCGGGGCTAAGGCCAAGAGGATCTTATATCCAGATCTAGTTGCAATAAGATCAGGATCTATATATATATTCGAGGTTAAGACAAGGGTGAGGGAAGAGCCTATATATATTGAGAAGAACCAGGTTGAGAAGCTCTTAGAATTCGCAAGAAGATCTGGTGGGAAGGCCTTCATAGCAGTTAAGATTGTGGGATCCTCTGGCTGGAAGCTGGTTCCAATAGAGATGTTAAAGCCCACGAGGGGAGGGAATTATAAGATCGATGAAGAAGATCTCTCCAAGGCCCTCACACTTAAAGATATCCATGCAGAGGTTCTCAGGGCTAAGAGGCTTGACGAGTTTATAGGGGATAGAGGTAGCGGTGATAAGGGGTAG
- the menC gene encoding o-succinylbenzoate synthase, whose product MRIRRVAMFHVAMPLKDPFETSFGRSVYRHGILVTIEDASGEVGWGEVVADEGPWYSYETVETAWHVIRDFIAPRIKGLEIDDPQSFWGLDVVRRIRGHNMAKAGVEEALWDLWSRMRSQPLWRVIGGVRDRISSGVSIGIQESPEKLVKVVQYYLEKGYQRIKIKIKPGYDLEPVAAIRREYPDIMLSVDANAAYTLEDAEHLRKLDRYSLLMIEQPLHYEDLVDHAELAKILETPICLDESIKDPHVARSAIRIGAAEIINIKPGRVGGIAPSKEIHDIAEKAGIPVWIGGMLETGVGRGVQVALATLRNVRLPNDISASERYYEEDIVEPPWILQKGGYIEAPNKPGLGVEVVEKKMLKYTVKHIAI is encoded by the coding sequence ATGAGGATCAGGAGGGTAGCTATGTTTCATGTTGCCATGCCTCTGAAAGACCCCTTTGAAACGAGTTTTGGCAGAAGTGTATATAGACATGGAATCCTGGTAACTATAGAAGATGCCTCTGGAGAGGTTGGCTGGGGCGAGGTTGTTGCTGATGAGGGTCCTTGGTATAGCTATGAGACTGTTGAAACAGCTTGGCATGTGATCAGGGATTTCATTGCACCAAGGATAAAGGGTTTGGAGATCGATGATCCGCAGTCCTTCTGGGGGCTTGATGTGGTTAGAAGGATAAGGGGGCATAACATGGCTAAGGCAGGTGTTGAGGAGGCTCTATGGGATCTATGGTCTAGGATGAGATCACAGCCCCTCTGGAGGGTTATAGGGGGTGTGAGGGATAGGATATCCTCTGGTGTTAGCATAGGGATCCAGGAGTCTCCTGAGAAGCTTGTTAAGGTGGTTCAATACTACCTTGAAAAGGGGTATCAGAGGATCAAGATAAAGATCAAACCAGGCTATGATTTAGAACCCGTAGCAGCTATCAGGAGAGAGTATCCAGATATAATGCTAAGTGTTGATGCAAACGCAGCCTATACCCTTGAAGATGCTGAGCATCTTAGAAAGCTTGATCGCTACTCGCTTCTTATGATCGAGCAGCCCCTACACTACGAAGATCTAGTGGATCATGCTGAACTAGCAAAGATCCTGGAAACCCCTATATGTCTTGATGAGAGCATAAAGGATCCCCATGTAGCGAGATCAGCAATAAGGATCGGAGCGGCCGAGATAATCAATATAAAACCTGGGAGGGTCGGTGGTATAGCACCATCGAAAGAGATACACGATATAGCTGAGAAAGCAGGGATCCCTGTATGGATAGGCGGTATGTTAGAGACTGGTGTTGGAAGGGGTGTCCAGGTGGCTCTAGCGACTCTTCGAAATGTAAGGCTTCCAAACGATATATCAGCTAGCGAGAGGTACTATGAAGAAGATATAGTGGAGCCCCCATGGATCCTCCAGAAGGGAGGCTATATCGAAGCCCCGAATAAACCCGGTCTAGGGGTTGAGGTTGTTGAGAAGAAGATGTTGAAATATACTGTGAAGCATATAGCGATATAG